Proteins from a single region of bacterium:
- a CDS encoding PD-(D/E)XK nuclease family protein, with protein MSSFPAISRLYAGPFPALEERLIGDYFGRAGRDPGREHVLLVPSNELREHLLKRLASAPGVASVFAGASVMTLYDFAVRLLKHRGIFPAELPPATMAAAILAAVRETYASGGGDFGGISATPGFIPALGRTLSDLEEGCVGDAELASLERAARERGDVPRAARWAEWRRLRASVGRKVRAMGGETRRRIFQKAVAGFEQPGYPFRATLYGFYDFTRLQWMLVERLLSSGLLDEVYFPGLFDGEGNLRPSFLYAARAWDRLRAAFEGNVEFPADVPSSGIASVRARIFSPAPPAEVQPVPFPVLSAPHEEGEMRLAARQVRSWLDASPAASVYLVARRVTPEMAADWERIAAEYGIVTAGRLDVPLSSVPLVRLLLRMIGIVRDDFPRREVIDVLSSPYRRFAGKEDGAAARPDLWDLLSREHLVVSGSDWETRLARSPRRRRAGEEETEEDDRPAQLVLLRSEVRAMRASLRPLAEARGYAAFARAVRALLVREFRVVQDDAPEGERDRRAVEALFAILDDLEAIPDREAPWPGVREGAEGFSALLSSQRLFVGERGGMRKPGAVVLGDAVVLRGVTADRAIVLSVNEDAVPAQLEEDPLLPDEDREEINRGTRQPDLPDALSLRRRNAAEEKLLFALPAASVREGIAFSVLRADAAGAARRPSRYLLHLLSRFAGPAVFSEEWEAASGAVAERLPRSPFAALEGEGPRSPRETALRAWRAGGEPQAAAAGVPWGKVRGILHAWAARSAGEGIFPGPGLRVRLPAFHSASALEELARCPYRYFLRRVVRLDPPEEPEEALALSPAEMGEIAHDILRRLGRDAAAGKGWGDIDAAVRRSVDRFARENPIGLPGLFRIRCRGVERDVARLAAWERRREAELPGWRVDRVEEGFSLPAAAPLPALRGRVDRIDRGPAGEARVIDYKYRDPARGEIPPDGIRHGLSHQVPVYLAFASTLSPSPSAVTAAFYFFRNEFGIEEAPGWDEIRGEWAASLAAWLSIPAAGAFPPLPHHRFTSAGRTSPRYCDACPFRDHCRVSPVYDGSEIDPGALGARIAREPALRPVADHRPGKD; from the coding sequence ATGTCGTCTTTCCCCGCGATTTCCCGCCTGTACGCCGGGCCGTTCCCCGCCCTCGAGGAACGCCTGATCGGCGATTATTTCGGCCGCGCCGGACGGGACCCGGGGAGGGAACACGTTCTCCTCGTTCCGTCCAACGAACTCCGGGAGCACCTCCTGAAGCGCCTGGCATCGGCTCCCGGCGTTGCCTCCGTCTTCGCCGGCGCATCCGTGATGACGCTGTACGACTTCGCCGTGCGGCTGCTGAAGCATCGGGGGATCTTCCCGGCGGAACTCCCGCCGGCGACGATGGCGGCGGCGATCCTCGCGGCGGTACGGGAAACGTATGCCTCGGGAGGCGGGGATTTCGGGGGGATCTCCGCGACGCCCGGCTTCATTCCCGCCCTGGGCCGCACGCTTTCCGACCTCGAGGAAGGGTGCGTGGGGGACGCGGAGCTCGCGTCGCTGGAACGGGCGGCGAGGGAGCGGGGGGACGTCCCCAGGGCCGCGCGGTGGGCGGAGTGGCGGCGGCTGCGGGCGTCCGTGGGCCGGAAGGTCCGGGCGATGGGGGGGGAGACGCGGCGCCGGATCTTCCAAAAGGCGGTGGCGGGGTTCGAGCAGCCCGGCTACCCGTTCCGCGCGACCCTGTACGGCTTCTACGACTTTACCCGGCTCCAGTGGATGCTGGTCGAGCGGCTCCTCTCCTCCGGCCTGCTGGACGAGGTTTACTTCCCCGGGCTCTTCGACGGCGAGGGGAACCTTCGTCCTTCGTTCCTGTACGCCGCGAGGGCGTGGGATCGCCTGCGCGCCGCCTTCGAGGGAAACGTGGAGTTCCCGGCCGACGTACCTTCCTCCGGGATCGCGTCGGTGCGCGCGCGGATCTTCTCCCCCGCACCGCCCGCGGAAGTTCAACCCGTGCCGTTCCCGGTCCTCTCCGCTCCCCACGAGGAAGGGGAGATGCGGCTTGCCGCCCGGCAGGTCCGGTCCTGGCTCGACGCATCCCCCGCCGCGTCCGTGTATCTCGTCGCCAGGAGGGTGACCCCCGAAATGGCGGCCGACTGGGAGCGGATCGCCGCGGAGTACGGCATCGTCACGGCGGGGCGGCTCGACGTCCCTCTCTCGTCCGTCCCCCTCGTGCGCCTCCTCCTGCGGATGATCGGAATCGTGCGGGACGACTTCCCGCGACGGGAGGTGATCGACGTCCTCTCGTCGCCGTACCGCCGTTTCGCCGGGAAGGAGGACGGGGCCGCCGCGCGGCCCGACCTTTGGGACCTCCTCTCGAGGGAGCACCTGGTCGTTTCCGGGTCCGATTGGGAAACGCGGCTTGCCCGCTCTCCGCGTCGGCGCCGCGCGGGAGAGGAGGAAACGGAGGAGGACGATCGCCCGGCCCAGCTTGTCCTGCTCCGGTCCGAGGTCCGCGCGATGCGGGCCTCCCTGCGTCCCCTCGCGGAGGCGCGGGGGTACGCCGCCTTCGCGCGGGCGGTGCGGGCCCTTCTCGTGCGCGAATTCCGGGTTGTCCAGGACGACGCCCCGGAGGGGGAGCGCGACCGCCGGGCGGTGGAGGCGCTCTTCGCGATCCTCGACGACCTCGAGGCGATCCCCGACCGCGAGGCGCCGTGGCCGGGGGTGCGGGAGGGGGCGGAGGGATTCTCGGCCCTCCTGTCTTCGCAGCGGCTTTTCGTCGGAGAGCGCGGGGGGATGCGCAAGCCCGGCGCGGTCGTCCTCGGGGACGCCGTCGTCCTGCGGGGCGTCACGGCGGACCGGGCGATCGTCCTGTCGGTGAACGAGGACGCGGTGCCGGCCCAGCTCGAAGAGGACCCGCTCCTCCCGGACGAGGACCGGGAGGAGATCAACCGCGGAACGCGGCAGCCGGACTTGCCGGACGCCTTGTCGCTGCGGCGGCGCAACGCGGCGGAGGAGAAGCTCCTCTTCGCCCTCCCCGCCGCCTCCGTGCGGGAAGGGATCGCCTTCTCCGTCCTTCGCGCCGACGCGGCGGGCGCCGCCCGGCGCCCCTCGCGATACCTGCTCCACCTGTTGTCGCGCTTCGCCGGCCCCGCGGTCTTCTCCGAGGAGTGGGAGGCCGCCTCCGGCGCCGTCGCCGAACGCCTCCCGCGCTCCCCGTTCGCCGCCCTCGAGGGGGAGGGGCCCCGGAGTCCGCGGGAGACGGCGCTGCGCGCGTGGCGGGCGGGAGGGGAGCCGCAGGCCGCCGCGGCCGGCGTCCCCTGGGGCAAGGTGCGCGGGATCCTCCACGCGTGGGCCGCGCGGTCGGCGGGGGAAGGAATCTTCCCCGGTCCGGGTCTCCGCGTGCGCCTCCCCGCCTTCCACAGCGCCTCCGCGCTGGAGGAACTGGCCCGCTGTCCGTACCGCTACTTCCTCCGGCGCGTCGTCCGCCTCGATCCGCCGGAGGAGCCCGAAGAAGCGCTCGCGCTTTCCCCCGCGGAGATGGGGGAGATCGCCCACGACATCCTGCGCCGCCTCGGCCGGGACGCCGCGGCGGGAAAGGGGTGGGGGGACATCGACGCCGCCGTGCGTCGCTCCGTGGACCGTTTCGCCCGGGAGAACCCGATCGGTCTCCCCGGCCTCTTCCGGATCCGGTGCCGGGGCGTGGAACGGGACGTGGCGCGCCTCGCGGCGTGGGAGCGGAGGCGGGAGGCCGAGCTCCCCGGGTGGCGGGTCGACCGGGTCGAGGAGGGGTTCTCCCTCCCCGCCGCCGCGCCCCTTCCGGCGCTTCGCGGGCGGGTCGACCGGATCGACCGCGGCCCCGCGGGGGAAGCCCGGGTGATCGATTACAAGTATCGCGATCCCGCCCGCGGGGAGATCCCCCCGGACGGGATCCGTCACGGCCTCTCCCACCAGGTCCCCGTCTACCTGGCGTTCGCGTCGACGCTCTCCCCCTCGCCGTCCGCCGTCACGGCGGCATTCTACTTTTTCCGCAACGAGTTCGGGATCGAGGAGGCGCCGGGGTGGGACGAGATCCGGGGGGAGTGGGCCGCCTCCCTCGCCGCCTGGCTCTCCATCCCTGCCGCGGGGGCGTTCCCGCCGCTGCCGCATCACCGGTTCACGAGCGCGGGCCGGACGTCGCCCCGGTATTGCGATGCCTGCCCGTTCCGGGATCATTGCCGCGTCTCGCCGGTCTACGACGGCTCCGAGATCGATCCCGGCGCGCTCGGAGCGCGGATCGCCCGCGAACCGGCGCTGCGCCCGGTGGCCGACCACCGGCCCGGGAAGGATTAG
- a CDS encoding UvrD-helicase domain-containing protein produces MRENREKAANEFGRDLAVDASAGTGKTSTLVARVTNLFLAHPDLSTDHVLLLTFTDKAAAEMKARVTEGWERLFAATQETDEIDEVGRRAAAWNPLARVPASAYPDFAALRRRVEEMVDGVGRLSVTTFHSFCGRVLRSFPAEAGVDPLFEVLPEAAAADAWDAAFRRFLQGEFGGEEIDPEWERILSRLPDPSKAWWVIRRLCLFQRDLLRGPAPDFGSQRDFLDFLVRDHGRDVDYFRAFVDGIQAPADDPAATAFREALRVLLPAWEAVSRGDLAAAAGAAKEGTAAFSLDLRKSMSKKKFPRPEGPKLSEVRDAMLRFWKRVAEVPEGDAAARFLVARAGAALVEYEKAKGSGLDFMDLLLRASDLLAANPAVARRLGERFRHIFVDEFQDTDPLQAGVLRAIAADAVPGRLFVVGDPKQSIYGFRRADIQVYRKFRERMVDDGGEDVPLTRNFRSRPDLLATLSGLFSRVLSGGEDFSPAYAHVDADRNDPGEGHPVSLYRLDPPVDESEFLAALVGRIVGSVKVRDRGGVERPASFRDIAVLYRSDASGEVLSGYRAALAAAGIPHVVPSRKGFFLRQEIQDLRMVLSAVDVPADRSARHAALKTIFFGLSDEEIHPLYGEDPAAAPVRVREAVALLSRLSARRGRASLPDLLAALYGETGVDFVAARIPDGERIVRNLSKAGEMARAFEWGGAGSLKLFLAEIRRKAAEGREEDEVPDFEEGEDAVRLSTIHGAKGLEFPVVILGGISRGGRKGPEGLRTDRVRGLSAVIFPGFRTYSAFRQVPGAGRPVTFEEWEKEKMTAEERRLLYVAATRAKDRLYLVDGGKGSGSTLRDALRAGIEGATTAGEGRCLVTGLPGERLRLGDSAAGEPGGGELLRVTVTSALREDAPRVPAPLPMPAIAGTWPANVAEPVPPVPAPVPVSLAELHDRSRGKRFGERVHRVLEAYPPVTDPWPPPGAALPVTWDEEEERRWNGIVVAVRSSPLCRELCSSRVVGTELPLLRIRGGRADEARADLVVRAPGTAGELLVVDYKTGERDRTLEDAYFLQLREYREILSEAWRVPVRGVLWYVESGASIEVP; encoded by the coding sequence ATGCGGGAGAACCGGGAAAAGGCGGCCAACGAGTTCGGGCGGGATCTCGCCGTCGACGCCTCCGCGGGAACCGGGAAAACGTCGACGCTGGTGGCGCGGGTCACGAACCTTTTCCTCGCCCATCCGGACCTGTCCACCGACCACGTCCTTCTGCTCACCTTCACCGACAAGGCGGCGGCGGAGATGAAGGCGCGGGTGACGGAGGGGTGGGAGCGGCTCTTCGCGGCGACGCAGGAGACCGACGAAATCGACGAGGTCGGTCGGCGCGCGGCGGCGTGGAACCCGCTCGCCCGCGTTCCCGCATCGGCCTATCCCGACTTCGCCGCGCTGCGCCGTCGGGTCGAGGAGATGGTCGACGGCGTGGGCCGCCTTTCCGTGACGACGTTCCACTCGTTCTGCGGCCGCGTTCTCCGCTCCTTCCCGGCGGAGGCGGGGGTCGACCCCCTCTTCGAGGTGCTTCCGGAGGCCGCGGCGGCGGACGCGTGGGACGCCGCGTTCCGCCGGTTCCTGCAGGGGGAGTTCGGGGGGGAAGAAATCGACCCGGAGTGGGAGCGGATCCTCTCCCGCCTTCCCGATCCCTCGAAGGCGTGGTGGGTGATCCGCCGCCTCTGCCTCTTCCAGCGCGACCTGCTGCGCGGGCCGGCGCCCGACTTCGGGTCCCAACGGGACTTCCTCGACTTCCTCGTCCGCGACCACGGCCGCGACGTGGACTATTTCCGCGCCTTCGTCGACGGGATCCAGGCTCCGGCGGACGATCCGGCGGCGACGGCGTTCCGGGAGGCGCTCCGCGTCCTCCTGCCCGCCTGGGAGGCGGTCTCCCGTGGGGATCTCGCGGCCGCGGCCGGGGCCGCGAAGGAAGGGACGGCGGCCTTTTCGCTGGACCTCCGGAAATCGATGAGCAAAAAGAAATTTCCCCGTCCCGAGGGGCCGAAATTGTCCGAGGTGCGCGACGCGATGCTCCGGTTCTGGAAACGGGTGGCGGAGGTTCCCGAGGGGGACGCGGCGGCGCGCTTCCTCGTGGCGCGGGCCGGGGCCGCCCTCGTGGAGTACGAGAAGGCGAAGGGGAGCGGGCTCGACTTCATGGATCTCCTGCTGCGGGCGAGCGACCTTCTCGCGGCGAACCCCGCGGTCGCGCGGCGGCTCGGCGAGCGGTTCCGTCACATCTTCGTGGACGAGTTCCAGGACACGGATCCCCTGCAGGCGGGGGTCCTTCGCGCGATCGCGGCCGATGCGGTCCCGGGGCGCCTCTTCGTCGTCGGGGATCCGAAGCAGTCGATCTACGGCTTTCGCCGCGCGGACATCCAGGTGTACCGGAAGTTCCGCGAGCGGATGGTCGACGACGGGGGCGAGGACGTCCCCCTGACCCGCAATTTCCGCAGCCGCCCCGACCTCCTCGCGACGCTCTCCGGCCTTTTCTCCCGCGTCCTCTCCGGCGGCGAGGACTTCTCCCCCGCCTATGCCCACGTCGATGCCGACCGGAACGATCCCGGCGAGGGGCATCCCGTCTCGCTCTACCGGCTCGACCCCCCCGTGGACGAGTCGGAGTTCCTCGCGGCGCTGGTCGGGCGGATCGTCGGATCGGTGAAGGTCCGGGACCGCGGCGGCGTCGAACGCCCCGCGTCGTTCCGGGACATCGCCGTCCTCTACCGGTCCGACGCCTCGGGCGAGGTGCTGTCGGGGTACCGCGCGGCGCTCGCGGCCGCGGGGATTCCCCACGTCGTCCCTTCGCGCAAGGGGTTCTTCCTGCGGCAGGAGATCCAGGACCTGCGGATGGTGCTCTCCGCCGTCGACGTTCCCGCCGACCGGTCGGCGCGGCACGCCGCCCTGAAGACGATCTTCTTCGGACTGTCGGACGAGGAGATCCACCCGCTCTACGGGGAGGACCCGGCCGCGGCGCCGGTCCGTGTGCGCGAGGCCGTGGCGCTCCTTTCCCGCCTCTCCGCGCGGCGGGGACGGGCTTCGCTTCCGGACCTTCTCGCGGCGCTGTACGGGGAGACGGGGGTCGATTTCGTCGCGGCGCGGATTCCCGACGGGGAGCGGATCGTCAGGAACCTGTCGAAGGCCGGGGAGATGGCGCGGGCCTTCGAATGGGGCGGCGCCGGCTCCCTCAAGCTCTTCCTCGCGGAGATCCGTCGCAAGGCCGCAGAGGGGCGGGAGGAGGACGAGGTCCCCGACTTCGAGGAGGGGGAGGACGCCGTGCGGCTCTCCACGATCCACGGGGCGAAGGGGCTCGAGTTCCCGGTCGTGATCCTCGGGGGGATCTCCCGCGGAGGCCGGAAGGGTCCGGAAGGACTGCGGACGGACCGGGTGCGGGGCCTCTCCGCGGTGATCTTCCCCGGGTTCCGGACGTATTCCGCGTTCCGGCAGGTGCCGGGCGCGGGCCGCCCGGTAACCTTCGAGGAGTGGGAGAAGGAGAAGATGACGGCGGAGGAACGCCGCCTTCTCTATGTAGCGGCCACCCGGGCGAAGGATCGGCTCTACCTGGTGGACGGGGGGAAAGGGTCCGGCTCGACCCTTCGGGACGCGCTGCGGGCAGGGATCGAAGGGGCGACGACGGCGGGGGAGGGTCGCTGCCTTGTCACAGGGCTTCCGGGAGAACGGTTGCGGCTGGGGGATTCCGCCGCGGGCGAACCGGGGGGAGGGGAGCTGCTCCGCGTGACGGTGACGTCGGCCTTGCGGGAGGATGCACCCCGTGTCCCCGCGCCCCTCCCCATGCCGGCGATCGCCGGGACCTGGCCGGCGAATGTAGCGGAGCCGGTCCCGCCCGTGCCGGCGCCCGTGCCGGTCTCCCTCGCGGAGCTGCACGACCGGTCGCGCGGAAAGCGGTTCGGGGAGAGGGTCCACCGCGTCCTCGAGGCGTACCCGCCGGTGACCGATCCATGGCCTCCGCCGGGGGCGGCACTTCCGGTGACCTGGGACGAGGAGGAGGAGCGCCGTTGGAACGGGATCGTCGTTGCCGTCCGCTCCTCCCCCCTGTGCCGGGAGCTTTGCTCCTCCCGCGTCGTCGGCACGGAGCTGCCGCTCCTGCGGATCCGGGGCGGAAGGGCGGACGAGGCGCGCGCCGACCTCGTCGTACGTGCCCCGGGAACCGCGGGGGAGCTGCTGGTCGTCGATTACAAGACCGGCGAGCGCGACAGGACGCTCGAAGATGCGTACTTCCTTCAGCTGCGGGAGTACCGCGAAATCCTCTCGGAGGCGTGGCGCGTCCCCGTGCGGGGGGTCCTGTGGTACGTGGAATCCGGCGCGTCGATCGAGGTACCCTGA
- a CDS encoding zf-TFIIB domain-containing protein, with translation MTGGIRRPSESEEEFIARIEYQRRKKIEEEKHLQMAEAEKRQRKELHFMHCPKCGMKLIEVDYKSLKIDRCSSCNGIWLDAGELEAAVDLEKGLLGRIFGL, from the coding sequence ATGACCGGTGGGATCCGTAGGCCGTCCGAGAGCGAAGAGGAGTTCATCGCGCGGATCGAGTACCAGCGGCGGAAGAAGATCGAGGAAGAGAAGCATCTGCAGATGGCCGAAGCGGAGAAGCGGCAGCGGAAGGAGCTCCACTTCATGCACTGCCCCAAGTGCGGGATGAAGCTGATCGAGGTCGACTACAAGAGCCTGAAGATCGACCGGTGCTCTTCGTGCAACGGGATCTGGCTGGACGCGGGGGAGCTCGAGGCCGCCGTCGATCTCGAAAAGGGGTTGCTCGGGAGGATCTTCGGGTTGTGA
- a CDS encoding GNAT family N-acetyltransferase, whose product MTRIRRIEPGDREAIRELIAGTRAFKPFEVDVAMELVDVALTQPGQEDYHPYVLVEDDGTVVAYACFGKNAMTTGTFDLYWIATRADRMGKGYGRAILSFVEEEVRRREGYLLVIETSSQESYGSTRQFYDKVGCTLAAQLPDYYAKGDDKLIYLKRVR is encoded by the coding sequence GTGACGCGCATCCGCCGCATCGAACCGGGGGACCGCGAGGCGATCCGGGAGCTCATCGCGGGAACCCGCGCGTTCAAGCCGTTCGAGGTGGACGTGGCGATGGAGCTGGTGGACGTCGCGCTCACGCAGCCGGGGCAGGAGGACTACCACCCGTACGTCCTGGTCGAGGACGACGGCACGGTGGTCGCCTACGCCTGCTTCGGGAAGAACGCGATGACGACCGGGACCTTCGACCTGTACTGGATCGCCACGCGGGCGGACCGGATGGGAAAAGGATACGGGCGCGCCATCCTGTCGTTCGTCGAGGAGGAGGTCCGGCGGCGCGAAGGATATCTCCTGGTGATCGAGACGTCGTCGCAGGAAAGCTACGGCTCCACGCGGCAATTCTACGACAAGGTCGGCTGCACCCTCGCCGCGCAGCTCCCCGACTACTACGCCAAGGGCGACGACAAGCTCATCTACCTGAAGCGCGTCCGCTGA
- a CDS encoding ATP-grasp domain-containing protein, whose product MRVGLAYNVKPADPPDHLPEDAFEEYDSEATVGHIASALAQLGHDVRRLPAGRGFVDALRDASPDIVFNIAEGEGGRCREAHVPAVLEMLGVPYVGSDPLTLCVTLDKPVAKRLVEHGGFPTPPFRTFRSPEELDSLPFPYPVIVKPAFEGSSKGVRNASRAKSLEQAREMVRFVTRTYHQEAMVEAFMPGAEVTVGVLGNDPPRIAGMMEIVPKTVSPAEFVYSLEVKRDWENRVAYRVPPALPGPVLQEIERCALGIYRTLGCRDFSRIDFRLDAGGAPHFIECNPLPGLSPGYGDLPIMTGRMGIPYLSLVREILSHALCRLGMEAA is encoded by the coding sequence GTGCGAGTCGGTCTCGCCTACAACGTAAAGCCGGCCGACCCGCCCGATCACCTGCCCGAGGACGCCTTCGAGGAGTACGACTCCGAGGCGACGGTGGGCCACATCGCGAGCGCCCTCGCGCAACTGGGCCACGACGTCCGGCGGCTTCCGGCCGGGCGAGGCTTCGTCGACGCCCTGCGGGACGCGTCCCCCGACATCGTCTTCAACATCGCGGAAGGGGAAGGAGGACGGTGCCGGGAAGCGCACGTTCCCGCCGTCCTCGAGATGCTCGGGGTCCCGTACGTCGGCTCCGACCCGCTGACCCTCTGCGTCACCCTCGACAAGCCGGTGGCCAAGCGCCTCGTGGAGCACGGGGGCTTCCCCACCCCGCCGTTCCGTACCTTCCGGTCTCCGGAGGAGCTCGATTCCCTGCCGTTTCCCTATCCCGTGATCGTGAAACCCGCCTTCGAAGGATCCAGCAAGGGGGTCCGGAACGCCTCGCGCGCGAAGTCCCTCGAACAGGCGAGGGAGATGGTGCGGTTCGTCACGCGGACGTACCACCAGGAGGCGATGGTCGAAGCGTTCATGCCGGGGGCTGAAGTCACCGTGGGAGTGCTGGGAAACGATCCGCCCCGGATCGCCGGGATGATGGAGATCGTCCCGAAGACGGTCTCTCCGGCGGAGTTCGTCTATTCCCTGGAGGTGAAGAGGGACTGGGAGAACCGCGTCGCGTACCGTGTCCCGCCCGCGCTGCCGGGCCCGGTCCTCCAGGAGATCGAACGGTGCGCGCTGGGGATCTACCGGACCCTCGGATGCCGCGACTTCTCCCGGATCGATTTTCGCCTCGACGCCGGCGGGGCGCCGCACTTCATCGAGTGCAACCCCCTTCCGGGCCTTTCCCCGGGGTACGGCGACCTGCCGATCATGACCGGGCGCATGGGGATCCCCTACCTTTCCCTGGTCCGGGAGATCCTCTCCCACGCCCTGTGCCGCCTCGGAATGGAGGCCGCGTGA
- a CDS encoding KamA family radical SAM protein, translating to METHPGDDAVPLRRPKGRTATVGLPWPQVSREQWNDYRWQLSHRITSVDDLAGLCRISGEEAQRLSRVTEIYRLGITPYYLSLIRFDDPDDPIARQSIPSGEEYFGAEEGEDDPLEEEKDMPVPGLTHRYPDRCLMVVTNFCSMYCRHCTRKRIWTLGEAAKTEFELSKMFAYVRRHEEIRDVIVSGGDPLTLPTDRIEYILKSLRKIPHVEIIRIGTRVPVVLPMRIDDELCAVLEKYGPIWLNTQFNHPREVTPEARQACDRLLRAGVPVNNQTVLLKGVNDHAEIIRKLNTELLRAKVRPYYLFQCDMVRGLDHFRTRLSKGIQIMEGLRGLTSGLAIPSYVVDVPGGGGKIPLMPNYILSMGEDRTVLRNYEGIIVSYEEARDDGRPSARVESALPPPRNDVYRLLTGEVRALIPAGNERMARRKRRCESVSPTT from the coding sequence ATGGAGACCCATCCCGGTGACGACGCCGTACCGCTGAGGCGCCCGAAGGGAAGGACCGCGACGGTCGGCCTTCCCTGGCCGCAGGTCTCGCGCGAGCAGTGGAACGACTACCGCTGGCAGCTCTCCCACCGCATCACCTCCGTCGACGACCTCGCGGGGCTCTGCCGGATCTCCGGTGAAGAAGCGCAGCGCCTCTCCCGCGTGACGGAAATCTACCGGCTCGGCATCACCCCCTACTACCTCTCGCTCATCCGGTTCGACGACCCCGACGATCCGATCGCCCGCCAGTCGATCCCCTCCGGCGAGGAGTATTTCGGCGCCGAGGAGGGCGAGGACGACCCGCTCGAGGAAGAAAAGGACATGCCGGTCCCGGGCCTCACCCACCGGTACCCGGACCGCTGCCTGATGGTCGTCACCAATTTCTGCTCGATGTACTGCCGCCACTGCACGCGCAAGCGGATCTGGACGCTGGGCGAAGCGGCGAAAACCGAGTTCGAGCTGTCGAAGATGTTCGCCTACGTCCGCCGCCACGAGGAGATCCGCGACGTCATCGTCTCCGGCGGGGACCCGCTGACGCTCCCCACCGACCGGATCGAGTACATATTGAAGAGCCTCCGCAAGATCCCGCACGTCGAGATCATCCGGATCGGCACCCGCGTGCCGGTGGTCCTCCCGATGCGGATCGACGACGAGCTTTGCGCGGTGCTGGAAAAGTACGGCCCCATCTGGCTGAACACGCAGTTCAACCACCCCCGTGAGGTAACGCCCGAGGCGCGCCAGGCGTGCGACCGGCTCCTTCGCGCGGGCGTGCCCGTGAACAACCAGACCGTCCTGCTCAAGGGCGTCAACGACCACGCCGAGATCATCCGCAAGCTCAACACGGAGCTCCTGCGGGCGAAGGTCCGCCCCTACTACCTCTTCCAGTGCGACATGGTGCGCGGGCTGGACCATTTCCGCACCCGCCTGTCGAAGGGGATCCAGATCATGGAGGGGCTGCGCGGCCTCACCTCGGGTCTCGCGATCCCTTCCTACGTGGTGGACGTTCCCGGGGGCGGCGGCAAGATCCCGCTGATGCCGAACTACATCCTCTCGATGGGCGAGGACCGGACGGTCCTGCGGAACTACGAGGGGATCATCGTGAGCTACGAGGAGGCGCGGGACGACGGCCGCCCCTCGGCGCGGGTCGAATCGGCGCTCCCGCCGCCGCGCAACGACGTCTACCGCCTGCTGACCGGTGAGGTCCGCGCGCTCATCCCCGCCGGGAACGAGCGAATGGCCAGGAGAAAACGCCGGTGCGAGTCGGTCTCGCCTACAACGTAA
- a CDS encoding helix-turn-helix domain-containing protein: protein MIDIGARIKHLRQINGLAQADLAERAGLTKGAISQVERNLTSPSVANLFEILTALNETPSSFFADVDEEKVLFRKSDALPSEVTGYKAFDTLLPKSRYRSIVAYRATIAPGKETPPEPPQEGENYIHVLAGRLVLRLGQISYVARKGESLYFAGEQEFAFSNKGKTLVDFLWVRTSGR, encoded by the coding sequence GTGATCGACATCGGCGCAAGGATCAAGCACCTCCGCCAGATCAACGGACTGGCCCAGGCCGACCTGGCCGAGCGCGCGGGCCTCACCAAGGGCGCCATCTCCCAGGTCGAGCGCAATCTCACCTCTCCCTCCGTCGCAAACCTCTTCGAGATCCTCACCGCCCTCAACGAAACGCCCTCCTCCTTCTTCGCCGACGTCGACGAGGAAAAGGTGCTCTTCCGGAAGAGCGACGCCCTCCCCTCCGAGGTCACCGGATACAAAGCGTTCGACACGCTCCTGCCCAAGAGCCGCTATCGCTCCATCGTCGCCTACCGCGCCACGATCGCCCCGGGGAAAGAGACCCCCCCGGAGCCTCCGCAGGAAGGGGAGAACTATATCCACGTTCTCGCCGGGCGGCTGGTCCTTCGGCTCGGGCAGATATCGTACGTGGCCCGCAAGGGGGAGAGCCTCTACTTCGCGGGGGAGCAGGAGTTCGCGTTTTCGAACAAGGGGAAGACGCTCGTCGACTTCCTCTGGGTGCGGACGAGCGGACGATAA
- a CDS encoding methyltransferase domain-containing protein, whose protein sequence is MKTKKKKFLRRWFEDIKTRIETLPGKIVYAKKIAGIIKNSEIVKVHVACGRNYKNGWVNIDNNKNVKTDILFDMTKGIPFPDRSVDFLYNEHFIEHLSYEEGFEFMKEAFRVLKPNGVMRIAFPDLDSLIDSYIKDNWKEKEWVKLIDAYWYPSRCFMFNENIRENGGHKYFYSVEEMARRLVEAGFQKENIAVEGINSSKHEELANIEKRADSSVVEAVK, encoded by the coding sequence ATGAAAACGAAGAAGAAGAAATTCCTGCGGCGATGGTTCGAGGATATCAAGACGAGGATCGAAACGCTTCCGGGGAAGATCGTCTACGCAAAGAAGATCGCCGGGATCATAAAAAACAGCGAGATCGTCAAGGTGCATGTCGCCTGCGGAAGAAATTATAAAAACGGATGGGTGAATATCGATAACAACAAGAATGTGAAGACCGATATCCTGTTCGATATGACCAAGGGGATCCCGTTCCCGGACCGTTCCGTGGATTTTCTCTACAATGAACATTTCATCGAACACCTCTCCTACGAAGAAGGCTTCGAGTTCATGAAGGAAGCCTTTCGTGTCCTGAAGCCGAACGGGGTCATGAGAATCGCGTTTCCCGATCTGGACTCGTTGATCGACAGTTATATAAAGGACAACTGGAAGGAAAAGGAGTGGGTGAAACTGATCGATGCCTACTGGTATCCGAGCCGGTGTTTCATGTTCAACGAGAATATCCGGGAGAATGGAGGCCATAAATATTTTTACAGCGTGGAGGAAATGGCGCGCAGGCTTGTCGAAGCCGGATTCCAAAAGGAAAACATAGCCGTGGAAGGGATAAATTCCTCCAAACATGAAGAGTTGGCAAATATCGAAAAACGGGCGGATTCCTCGGTGGTAGAGGCCGTGAAATAG